A window of Fusarium falciforme chromosome 1, complete sequence genomic DNA:
TCAGGCGAAGGCAACATACTCCTCgatgaaggacaagaaggaagcATCCAGGCTGTAGGGCTTGCGGAGCAAGGAAATGTCCTGGTTCTCAAAGATGTGCACATTCTTGTTGTCGTGAAGGTCGACCATGATAAGTCGGAAAATTTCGCCCAGGTAGAGACCGGCAATCATCTTCTCGAAGGCCTGCTGGCCAGGGCGAGGAGACTCCTTGTCGATGGTGACATCGTAGACAGTTCGAGGGAGAACCTTGTGCTCGTTGTCAAAAGCTCCCCACTCGCAGTTGATGGCCATGGGCAGGTCAGGGGGAAGATTCAGGTGAGCAAGTTTGGGAATGGAGCCGCAGTTTTCAAAGTAAGCTGCGTTGCAACCTGTGCCGAAGATGCAGCCAATCTTCATGTCCTCATCGGTATAGGCCGAAGCAATCAATGTGCCAGTAGTATCATTGATCAAAGCTGCCAGCTTGATGGGCACACCCTATGACATCTTGTCAGCGGTGTATCATAGGATTGGTGTGGTTCAACTTACCCGTCGGGCCAAAGCCTCCTCAAACATGGGAACAACGTTCTCGCCCTCGACACCCTTAATGTCGAAGCCCTTGGTCCATCGCTGAAGAATACCCTCATCGATGTAGTTCTGAGTAGCGGGGTAGGAGAAGGTGAAACCCAGGGGAAGCTTCTCCATATTGGTGCAGTCGCCATGGTGTGTTTCGAGGAACTGGAAGAGACAGTCGGCGATGTAGTCCCATAGCTCCTCCGAGGTAGCAGACTTGAGCTCCTCAGGCATGCGATACTTGGACTGAATAATGTCGAATTCCGACTTCTCCTCTGTGAGTGTGATCTGACAGACTCGCAGGTTGGTGCCGCCCATGTCCAGGGCCAGATAGGTACCAGTCTCGTAGCCATCGGGGAAGGACATGACCCAGGTAGGGTTCATAGGCTAAATGTTGGTTAGAAGTGTGATTGATATGCTGTGATGTGTAAAAACTCACGATGCTGCCACCCTCAACACTGAGACCTAGGAATGCAGGTTAGCCAAGTCGGGTCACGATGCCACGGATTTCCTGGATTTACCCTTGGCAAGCTCAGAAACGAAGTGCTCGgtgatctccttgagcttggcagcGTCAACAGTcaggagcttctccagcttgTGAATCTCGTCAGCCAAGTCCTTGGGGACATCGGCCATGGATCCTGTCATTACGTCGTCAGCGCTGAAGTGCGGCATTGTTGCGTTTGTTTTGTGAAGCAAAAGAAATCGCACGAAAAGGTAGACGGTGGAAGTTGCTGAAGGAAGGAGCAGACGGGCATTTAGCTTCGTCAGCTGTCAACACTGCCAGTAGTGCAGTCGCCGCAATTATCTTGATATGGCCACTGGCACTTCAGTGTAACAGCCCGCTAGTTGACCCACGGTGATCAATAGACTCAACCCTTAGCGATCGTCTCGTCTCAACATTCCTGTTTCCACCTGGAGATCACGGTGACACGGGTGGTGGCGGTGGAAGCGAAGGTATCGATCGATCGCCCACACCGACGATGAAACGAAACCTCGAGGGACGATGAGACAAATATTCAGCCAGATCTTGTCCAACGACGCACCGCATCCTCGCAAATCTCTCAAGGAAAAGACGGCTTCGCCTTTTACACGGATGCTCCGGTCCAAGGCCGGGCTGGGCGGCCAAGTCAACAGCGTCATCACCACGTATTCGGCCATGGCTCGTCAGCCCCACCAAGCCATTGTCAACAGGCAAAAGCTAACTGAGCCAGGACAGCGTCCATGTCCAAGCGATGGCACACCGAGACCGTTCCCAGCAAAACATGCGGCATATCACAAGACACCGAGCAGTTTGATCAGAAGAGCATACGTACCCTTTCGGGagggaggacgacgaggtccGAGGCCGACCATTTTGTCGATGAAGGTTTGGCGGGGTTGGCGGGGTAGTTCTGGTTGAGGTTGACAAGAAGATGACAAGACGCGCGGAGCTAATCAGGGACACACGGTCGAGAGAAGAGCAATTGACGAGTCCAAACCAGAATAAGGAATAAGGGGGACACGGGGGTTTTAAAGGAGTTGGGGTGGATGGTGAGCGAGGTGGAGCGGAGCAGGTCGAGGTGAGTCGAGGTGAAGACGCCAACCAGCCAGGTCGCAGCCGTTGAGCGGGAGATGCAGCAAGGTTGACCTCAGGGAGTTGGCCTCAAGCATGGAacctggagctggaggggaGGTCCCGTCAGGAATCCATCCGCCCAAGGTACTTCTACATGTCGACGGCTCTGGGGATGTATCCGGCGCCTCGCTTTGGCCGCCCAGCAGTGCGTGCCGGGCCAATTGCGTCCCCGGATGAGACCCAACTCGCCCATCTCCGGGCCCCCAGACCCCTCGGCGGCCGCATGTTTCTGTTGTCAATCCATTGCAGTGGTCTCAGCTACGTAATGTCTTTATCTGACCGCTTGCACTGGTTGCACGAGGTCTGACCCTCGGATAGGAAACAAAAATAAACTACTAAAAAGGAAGTAAAAGAGAAACCGCTGCCTGGCCAAACATGGTTCTAGGTTCGATAAGCTAGCTCCTTAGGAGGCGGCGGTGGCTTCCCGGCGCCCAACGAGGACGTGGGTGATGCAGTCTGGTCCGGTCTTGATCGTCTCCAGATCCCACGCCCTAGGCGAGGTAGTGTTGAGCTCTTGTCGGCCCGTTGTTGGAGGGGGCAACAGCTAGCAGCGATGGTCGACTCAACAAGGCGGGGGAATGCGCAGTAATTGCCAAGATGCTTCCCGCGTCTCAAGAGGGGGGCCTCACTGATTCACCCAGAGGAAAAAGCCACCCCGTACACCGACAATGCGGATGgcttcgtcttcgtcttcctcgtgCGCATATGCACCAGGGTCGGGGGACTTGGGGGTCGGCCGTCCAGCAGCTTGGTGACATGATGTCAGGGCCCAGCAAGCCACATGTGACCTAAAACCCCTTGGTGTTCGTGGGGGGAAGGGCCAGTACCTGGCTTCTCTGCCGGCCGGGTACCTTGGGCTCGTGAAGAGCTCTTCCAGGTTTGCCGGTTGGTGATCTGATCTGGCGTTTTGCCTATATGAGCTATAGTTGCCGTCCCGGGCTCGGCGCTACTATCTGCCGAGCTCCCAAGCTTCAGGTGGCTTCTGATTGGTCAGCTAGCTTACCCTGCAGCTCCCGCTGACGCGCGCCAAATGGGCAACGTATGCTTTTTGGGAGCTGTCTCAGGAGGACTCGCGAAATCGAGGTATCTTGAAAGTTGCGAGCTTGCAACAACCAACCTCGACCACGATTTTCCCCGGCACCCGGCCACCAATTTCCATCTCTAACAGCTTTGGGTCTGCTCGGTCAATGAGCGATCCCCCTTTCTAAAGCTGTCATCATGAAGCCGTCCGCGATTGCTACGGCGCTCCTGAGCTTCGTCTCTACTGCCCTCGCGAGCGCAACCACCGAGACCTCCAAGGTCATCCTCCCCGCCGACTTTAAGCCTCCCCAGGTCTTCAAGAACGCCAACCTGGTGCATGTCATCTCGCTCGAGAAGAACTATGTCAAGGAGCAGATCAACGTCCTCATCGAGAACGTCGCATCCGAGCCCCAGACCGACTACTATGTGCCATTCACTGCCGACCAGCTGTCCCGTGTAGGTGGCTTCGAGGTCAAGGATCGCAAGGACGCAAGCGCTGGACCGTTTGTGGCCGAGGTTGTCGAATACGATGCCCTCAGGTATTTATATGTGGCTAACCCTGACATGTGCCACCATGATGCTGATCCCATCGTTCCAGTAATGTCCAGTACTACCGTATCCAATTGCCCACTCCCCTCAAGGCCGGGGCTCAGCAGACCCTCGGCATCACTTTCTACTACCTGAAGGCTTATGCTCCTCTTCCCGCCTCTATTCCCCAGGACGAGAGCCAGTTCCTCACATACGACTTTTCCGTCTACGCCCCGTCGTCCTATCCCACGCTCAAGCAGAAGACCGAGATCAAGGCTATTTCGTCCTCGATCCCCGATTATACCAAGCTCCCTGGAAGCGGCAATGTCAAGGAGTTCCCCACCAAGCAGGGTAACAAGCTGACATACGGCCCCTTCGACGAGAAGCCTGCTGGTGCCGTCTCCCCAGCTCAGGTTCGATTCGAGTTCACCAAGCCCGTCACCCACGTTGCCGAGCTCAACCGTGACATCGAGGTCAGCCACTGGGGCGGCAACATTGCCTTTGAGGAGAAGTACGATCTGTACCACCGAGGTGCCAACCTCTCGACCCTCTTCAACCGAGTCAAGTGGGCGCAGTCGCAGTTTTACAACCCCACCACCCATGCTCTCAAGGAGCTCCGAGTTCCTCTCCAGATTGGAAGCGTCGATGCCTACTTTGTCGACGTCATTGGCAATGTCTCGACCTCTCGCTTCCGTAGTAACAAGCGAGAGTCTCTTCTCGAGCTGAAGCCCCGATACCCCCTGTTCGGTGGTTGGAAGTACCCCTTCACCATTGGATGGAACTCTGATGCTGCCAACTTTTTGCGCCGAACTGCCACTGGAGGCTACGTTCTCAAGGTCCCCTTCTTGGAGGGCCCTAAGCAGGTCGAGGGCATCGAGTATGAGCACATCAACGTCAAGGTCCTCCTCCCCGAGGGCGCCGAGTAAGTCCAAATAAAATTGCACTGGGTCTCGACATGTCTAACAATGAAGCAGGAATGTCAAGTTCTACACCAACGTTCCCGAGTCGGCCATTACCTCGACCTCGATCGACCTCACCCGAACCTACCTTGACACCATTGGCCGAACGACCGTGACCATCAAGGCGAGAAACCTTGTGGATGAGTTCCGGGACCGACAGCTCATC
This region includes:
- a CDS encoding Dolichyl-diphosphooligosaccharide--protein glycosyltransferase subunit 1 translates to MKPSAIATALLSFVSTALASATTETSKVILPADFKPPQVFKNANLVHVISLEKNYVKEQINVLIENVASEPQTDYYVPFTADQLSRVGGFEVKDRKDASAGPFVAEVVEYDALSNVQYYRIQLPTPLKAGAQQTLGITFYYLKAYAPLPASIPQDESQFLTYDFSVYAPSSYPTLKQKTEIKAISSSIPDYTKLPGSGNVKEFPTKQGNKLTYGPFDEKPAGAVSPAQVRFEFTKPVTHVAELNRDIEVSHWGGNIAFEEKYDLYHRGANLSTLFNRVKWAQSQFYNPTTHALKELRVPLQIGSVDAYFVDVIGNVSTSRFRSNKRESLLELKPRYPLFGGWKYPFTIGWNSDAANFLRRTATGGYVLKVPFLEGPKQVEGIEYEHINVKVLLPEGAENVKFYTNVPESAITSTSIDLTRTYLDTIGRTTVTIKARNLVDEFRDRQLIISYDAPLVSALRKPAVIFVSVLAVYITTWALGKVQTGFKPRK
- a CDS encoding Phosphotransferase yields the protein MVGLGPRRPPSRKGSMADVPKDLADEIHKLEKLLTVDAAKLKEITEHFVSELAKGLSVEGGSIPMNPTWVMSFPDGYETGTYLALDMGGTNLRVCQITLTEEKSEFDIIQSKYRMPEELKSATSEELWDYIADCLFQFLETHHGDCTNMEKLPLGFTFSYPATQNYIDEGILQRWTKGFDIKGVEGENVVPMFEEALARRGVPIKLAALINDTTGTLIASAYTDEDMKIGCIFGTGCNAAYFENCGSIPKLAHLNLPPDLPMAINCEWGAFDNEHKVLPRTVYDVTIDKESPRPGQQAFEKMIAGLYLGEIFRLIMVDLHDNKNVHIFENQDISLLRKPYSLDASFLSFIEEDPFENLQETYDLFSSKLNLACTRPELELIRKTAELIGTRAARLSACGVAAVCKKKNYETCHVGADGSVFNKYPLFKERGAQALREILDWPKKTNKRAEDPVEVLAAEDGSGVGAALIAALTLKRINEGNLAGILHPENFK